In Phyllostomus discolor isolate MPI-MPIP mPhyDis1 chromosome 3, mPhyDis1.pri.v3, whole genome shotgun sequence, a single genomic region encodes these proteins:
- the TPD52L3 gene encoding tumor protein D55 — MTGTMTETSEGTYEPHLTTQPEDLTEGEQNKLKSELTKLEAEIVTLRHALAAKERRCVELKRKLGLTALVGLKQNLSKNWHEVQVSNAYMKQKTSAALSTMGSAICRKLGDMKKSATFKSFEGLVETIKSRAAGGRELGSDSLPSSAGCREDPPLVSGSGNDPLPGSGDDLVMATGDDSLSFLEQE; from the coding sequence ATGACAGGGACCATGACAGAGACCTCTGAGGGCACATATGAACCCCATCTGACTACTCAACCAGAGGATCTCACAGAGGGCGAGCAAAACAAGCTCAAATCCGAGCTCACTAAATTGGAAGCTGAAATTGTAACCCTACGCCATGCGCTGGCTGCCAAAGAAAGACGCTGCGTGGAGCTCAAGAGGAAACTGGGCCTCACGGCCTTGGTGGGACTGAAGCAGAATCTGTCCAAGAACTGGCACGAAGTTCAGGTGTCCAATGCCTACATGAAACAAAAGACCTCAGCTGCCCTGTCCACTATGGGCTCTGCCATCTGCAGGAAGCTTGGAGACATGAAGAAGTCAGCCACCTTCAAATCCTTTGAAGGTCTGGTGGAGACAATCAAGTCCAGAGCTGCAGGTGGCAGAGAGCTTGGCAGTGACTCCCTTCCTTCTTCAGCGGGGTGTAGGGAAGATCCACCCCTAGTTTCTGGGAGTGGGAATGATCCACTTCCAGGGAGTGGAGATGATCTAGTAATGGCAACTGGGGATgactctctttcttttctggagCAGGAGTGA